In one window of Maribacter sp. BPC-D8 DNA:
- a CDS encoding RNA polymerase sigma factor, translating into MKETYSQLVTFKRKENRESFNKELLKVLPQIYRYVSKRLNSAVANGKLNKGMFNPSDFTDQLFIEVYDDIDDIKSENELHVFLFKKVDELLEDSLVEEEFDHVFFDNIDTYSKPEWDAMEENYTQDGDGDFLLLEEMDDKSLDKTNYTLNHVFITDEEKKLADKLDASLDKERIYNHMQLVLNKMNLPMRTVFELFTNEGLTTEEIADIRKTTLNQVEELLASARQLLKNSFEKRFLIDSN; encoded by the coding sequence ATGAAAGAAACATACTCTCAGCTGGTTACGTTTAAGCGTAAAGAGAATAGAGAATCGTTTAATAAAGAATTATTAAAAGTGTTACCTCAAATTTACCGGTACGTTTCTAAGAGATTGAATAGCGCAGTGGCAAACGGTAAGTTGAATAAAGGTATGTTTAACCCAAGCGATTTTACTGACCAACTGTTTATTGAGGTGTATGATGATATCGATGATATAAAAAGTGAAAACGAGTTACATGTATTTCTATTCAAAAAAGTAGATGAGTTATTAGAAGATAGTTTGGTAGAAGAGGAGTTTGATCATGTATTTTTTGATAATATAGATACCTATTCTAAGCCAGAATGGGATGCTATGGAAGAAAATTACACCCAAGATGGCGATGGCGATTTTTTACTATTAGAAGAGATGGATGATAAATCTTTAGACAAAACGAACTATACCCTTAATCATGTCTTTATTACTGATGAAGAAAAAAAATTGGCAGATAAGCTAGATGCATCTTTAGATAAAGAACGTATTTATAATCATATGCAGCTGGTGTTAAATAAAATGAATTTACCTATGAGAACGGTATTTGAACTTTTTACGAACGAAGGTTTAACTACTGAAGAAATAGCCGACATACGTAAAACAACACTAAATCAGGTTGAAGAGCTGTTGGCTTCGGCAAGGCAACTACTTAAGAATAGTTTTGAGAAACGATTTCTTATAGATAGCAATTAA
- a CDS encoding pyridoxamine 5'-phosphate oxidase family protein: MRRNLNEKECATLLKQNYIGRLAYISGGCPHIVPITFFYDSDTNTITSYSSEGHKIQEMRKNPAVCLSIDNITTITNWKSVLVQGTFEELSRIDAKHMLHEFSEGVKKVISDNYGKNPKCISEFSAKIDTEDSSIVFRIKINELAGKLRNTD; encoded by the coding sequence ATGAGAAGAAATTTAAATGAAAAGGAATGTGCTACATTACTGAAGCAAAACTACATTGGTAGACTAGCCTATATTTCTGGTGGATGCCCACATATTGTACCTATTACGTTTTTCTACGATTCAGATACTAACACCATAACAAGCTATTCTTCTGAAGGACATAAGATTCAGGAAATGAGAAAAAACCCGGCAGTGTGTCTATCTATAGATAATATTACCACTATTACTAATTGGAAATCTGTTTTGGTACAAGGCACATTTGAAGAACTTTCTCGTATCGATGCGAAACATATGTTACATGAATTCTCTGAGGGAGTTAAAAAAGTAATTTCAGATAATTACGGTAAAAACCCTAAATGTATAAGTGAGTTTTCTGCAAAAATAGACACTGAAGATTCGTCTATTGTCTTCCGTATAAAAATCAATGAGCTAGCAGGTAAATTAAGGAATACCGACTAG
- a CDS encoding Calx-beta domain-containing protein, producing MLTKYKLFLLFFICVCSFVLGQEFNEVARILAPDGTTYNKFGSTVSIDGNNAVVGTNRNGTDENGLNPMQKSGAGYFLKKDETGTWNVVQKVVASDRSSEDGFGTMVAISGRYAMLGAPFEENGSGITLRSDHGSVYVFWLNDVGIWTEVQKLEAPWQYTKFGFPIHLDGNRAMIGAREKTILYRDEFNQSQLHKDAGAVYVFELQPNGEWVLTAEMEASDHESSDNFGKGLNFYGDYAVVGCPKKSVKTSFNTEIDNVGAVYVFKKQPDGSWLEVKKMIPSHIASDLSYGESVVISEDQIIVGTQHEAVDNGNGGVAQNAGVVYVYNKKENKDDWEEVQILKADSPYQNGIFGDDVLLKNSTLIVGAPRTSIYNPEDQTNYAGGVSYIFRKDNDGLWQQEQVVKGSSVNSFDYFGQHSSFDGTTLIIGAQDHIGADNYTSRVGAAFIYELDGEPIININVTALRDISENDTEGEFTFTLSEALISDTEIIFAISGTATNGTDYDLITHSVTIPSGDTEYTLPISAIDDAIVEGGEEDITITLVSASNSVEIGTMATANMLIEDNDSVEASIVAVQTASEAGQEGQFLFRLTEAQLTNTEIIYTISGTATNGTDYDVIMNTVIIPSGETEFTLLISAIDDANVEVGGEDIAITLESASNDVEIGSTATANILIEDNDAVEASIVAIQSASEEGQEGQFSFSLTDALATDTEIIFTILGTAINGTDYDEIINTVTIPSGETEFVLLISAIDDAIVEVGGEDITITIESVSNNVQIESNATANIFLEDNDDEDVIIEASIVVTENAGETSTSGSFTISISKAMQESTEIVYLISGNAEEGIDFSSLSGSVTIPLNTTSVTIPITVIDDNIVEISSEQLSISLISANNNVIIGNENIATMSIEDNDISEVNIIGITDASENNVLGVFEITLTKPINQEVSISYVLKGSAELDIDYTIESSVFMIPVNTTNFSLIINPIDDTFEEIGGEEIIIDLVSEQEYLNLGLNWKGSIQILDNDIAKSKQPLVFQEPIVYPNPSYGAFTIDFGVEGTKGAVIEIFDISNKRVYSEILTEGQTTLSIEGIISHGAYTLKILNNGRKITKRVIRL from the coding sequence ATGCTAACAAAATATAAATTATTTCTACTTTTTTTTATCTGTGTTTGCTCATTTGTACTTGGTCAAGAATTTAATGAGGTAGCCCGTATATTAGCCCCAGATGGTACCACCTATAACAAGTTTGGCAGTACGGTAAGTATTGACGGTAATAATGCTGTCGTAGGAACCAATAGAAACGGTACTGATGAAAATGGGCTTAATCCTATGCAAAAATCAGGCGCAGGGTACTTCTTAAAAAAAGATGAAACTGGTACTTGGAATGTGGTTCAAAAGGTGGTGGCATCAGATCGATCGAGTGAAGACGGATTTGGCACAATGGTAGCTATAAGTGGCAGGTATGCTATGTTGGGTGCACCTTTCGAAGAAAACGGAAGTGGTATAACCCTTAGATCTGATCATGGTTCGGTTTATGTATTTTGGCTTAACGATGTAGGTATTTGGACAGAAGTGCAAAAGTTAGAAGCTCCTTGGCAATACACCAAATTTGGGTTTCCTATTCACCTAGATGGTAATAGAGCCATGATCGGTGCTAGGGAGAAAACAATATTATATAGAGATGAATTTAATCAATCTCAATTGCATAAAGATGCCGGTGCTGTTTATGTGTTTGAGCTACAGCCAAATGGAGAATGGGTGCTCACTGCTGAGATGGAAGCTTCTGACCATGAATCTTCCGATAATTTTGGTAAAGGCTTAAATTTTTATGGAGACTATGCTGTTGTTGGCTGTCCTAAAAAAAGTGTAAAGACGTCATTTAATACTGAAATTGATAATGTAGGTGCAGTTTATGTTTTTAAAAAACAACCTGATGGTTCATGGTTGGAGGTTAAGAAAATGATACCCTCCCATATTGCGTCAGATTTATCTTATGGAGAATCTGTAGTAATCAGTGAAGATCAAATTATAGTAGGTACACAGCACGAAGCTGTAGATAATGGTAATGGAGGTGTTGCACAAAATGCTGGTGTCGTATATGTGTATAACAAAAAAGAAAATAAAGATGATTGGGAAGAAGTACAAATATTAAAAGCAGATTCGCCATATCAAAACGGAATTTTTGGTGATGATGTGTTGTTGAAAAACAGTACGTTAATTGTAGGTGCACCAAGAACTTCAATTTATAATCCAGAGGACCAAACTAATTATGCAGGTGGTGTAAGTTATATTTTTAGAAAAGATAATGATGGATTATGGCAGCAAGAGCAAGTTGTTAAAGGTTCTAGCGTAAACAGTTTTGATTATTTTGGTCAGCATAGTTCTTTTGATGGTACTACCCTTATCATTGGAGCGCAAGATCATATAGGTGCAGATAATTATACTTCTAGAGTGGGGGCGGCATTCATCTATGAGTTAGATGGTGAACCTATAATAAACATTAATGTTACTGCCTTAAGAGATATTTCAGAGAACGATACCGAAGGTGAATTTACATTTACCTTATCTGAAGCATTAATATCAGATACAGAGATAATATTTGCCATTTCAGGTACAGCTACTAATGGTACGGATTATGATTTAATTACCCATAGCGTTACTATACCAAGCGGTGATACCGAATATACATTACCAATTTCTGCTATTGATGATGCTATTGTTGAGGGTGGAGAAGAAGATATTACTATAACACTTGTAAGTGCATCCAACAGTGTTGAAATTGGTACGATGGCAACTGCCAATATGTTAATTGAAGATAATGATTCGGTAGAAGCCAGTATTGTTGCTGTACAGACCGCAAGTGAAGCAGGGCAAGAAGGTCAGTTTTTATTTAGACTTACGGAAGCACAATTAACAAATACGGAAATAATATATACTATTTCGGGTACTGCAACAAACGGCACTGATTATGATGTAATTATGAATACAGTTATCATACCAAGTGGTGAGACCGAGTTTACATTATTAATTTCAGCCATAGATGATGCTAATGTTGAGGTAGGTGGGGAAGATATTGCTATTACATTAGAAAGTGCATCTAATGATGTTGAAATAGGTTCAACGGCAACAGCAAATATACTTATTGAAGATAATGATGCTGTAGAAGCTAGTATTGTTGCAATTCAATCTGCCAGTGAAGAAGGTCAAGAAGGTCAATTTTCATTTAGTCTTACAGATGCATTGGCAACAGATACAGAAATAATTTTTACCATTTTAGGTACAGCAATTAACGGTACTGATTATGATGAAATTATCAATACGGTTACAATACCAAGTGGTGAGACCGAGTTTGTATTATTAATTTCAGCCATAGATGATGCTATTGTTGAAGTTGGAGGAGAAGATATTACTATCACAATAGAGAGTGTCTCTAATAATGTTCAAATAGAATCAAATGCAACTGCCAATATATTTCTAGAAGATAATGATGATGAAGATGTAATTATAGAAGCTAGTATTGTAGTGACTGAGAACGCAGGTGAAACTAGTACGAGTGGTTCATTTACAATATCAATATCAAAGGCAATGCAAGAAAGCACAGAAATAGTGTATTTAATTTCTGGTAATGCAGAAGAGGGTATAGATTTTAGTAGTTTAAGTGGCTCGGTTACAATACCCTTGAATACAACTAGTGTAACTATACCTATTACTGTCATAGACGATAATATCGTTGAAATTTCTAGCGAGCAATTGAGTATATCTTTAATTTCTGCTAACAACAATGTAATTATTGGCAATGAGAACATTGCCACAATGTCAATAGAAGATAATGACATTTCAGAAGTAAATATTATTGGCATTACTGATGCAAGCGAAAACAATGTATTAGGTGTTTTTGAAATAACCCTAACTAAACCCATCAATCAAGAGGTCTCCATTTCATATGTGTTAAAGGGATCTGCAGAATTAGATATTGATTATACCATAGAAAGTAGTGTGTTTATGATTCCTGTAAATACCACAAACTTTTCTTTGATTATAAATCCTATAGATGATACGTTCGAAGAAATAGGAGGGGAAGAAATAATTATTGATTTAGTATCTGAACAGGAATATCTAAATCTCGGTTTAAATTGGAAAGGGAGCATACAAATTTTAGACAATGATATTGCAAAAAGTAAACAACCATTGGTTTTTCAAGAACCTATTGTTTACCCAAATCCTTCTTATGGAGCTTTTACAATAGATTTCGGTGTAGAAGGTACTAAAGGCGCAGTTATTGAAATTTTTGATATATCAAATAAGAGAGTATATAGCGAAATACTAACTGAAGGTCAAACAACTTTGAGTATCGAAGGCATTATATCTCATGGAGCTTACACCTTAAAGATTTTGAACAATGGTCGAAAAATTACCAAACGAGTAATTAGACTCTGA
- a CDS encoding VIT and vWA domain-containing protein: MKLLYTFLLCCTIFTGFSQDNDSPYLLVSTEDAIIPLKSSKTEVEISGTIAHVRVTQVYQNKGAGAVEAKYVFPLSTQAAVHKMQMTIGNRIVNAKIFEKQEAQEVYETALSEGKRAAKLDQDRPNVFKMNVGNIMPGDEIAIDIYYTEILVPVNGEYQFVAPGVVGPRFTGESTQNEESFNMPYTAKGIADSFDFDMTVTLNAGMIIQNINSTSHKVTVKHPDAKTAEVFLSEENKNPSNRDFILNYNLRGNQIQTGLLMYEGEDENFFTYQMEPNKNVQLDDIPSREYLFIVDVSGSMNGYPLEVSRQLMRNLLCNLRMSDTFNVQLFASSSTVFSATPVESTEQNIEAAIRFLSEGQGGGGTELLSALHEAYKLPRKDLGSARSMVIITDGYVSVEKKAFELISSNLDKANVFTFGIGSSVNRYLIEGMAKVSNSESFIATTSEEAAEVAKDFAKYISTPLLTRVKIESKGFDMYDLAQKSIPDVFAARPVIIHGKYRGKAEGKIIVTGYQGKKRFREVYNVSDGHLSKSNKALRYLWARKKIGELDDYSNLFNEDVKAQVIALGLKYNLLTNYTSFVAVDEAIVNEDGTLTKVKQPLSMPNNVNNSAVGAEAEVKESSKFKRTFTIDFENEIEKNIKRQLTMEFKVMYSKLVTEYLEKYESLRIKFNAQGKVIGVEKLENGSWTVDESMLLELEKITLKSVKKEMTITLKK; encoded by the coding sequence ATGAAACTACTTTACACCTTTTTACTGTGTTGCACCATCTTCACAGGCTTTTCTCAAGATAATGACAGTCCGTATTTATTGGTATCTACAGAAGATGCGATTATACCCTTAAAATCTTCAAAAACAGAAGTTGAAATATCTGGTACTATTGCTCATGTTCGGGTAACACAGGTATATCAAAATAAAGGGGCAGGGGCAGTAGAAGCTAAATATGTATTTCCGCTTTCTACTCAAGCAGCGGTTCATAAAATGCAGATGACTATTGGCAACCGTATTGTAAATGCCAAAATATTTGAAAAACAAGAAGCCCAAGAAGTATATGAAACCGCTTTGAGCGAAGGCAAGCGAGCAGCGAAGTTAGACCAAGACAGACCCAATGTATTTAAAATGAATGTGGGTAATATTATGCCTGGCGATGAAATTGCCATAGATATCTATTACACAGAAATATTGGTGCCTGTAAATGGGGAATATCAATTTGTAGCACCAGGTGTTGTTGGTCCGAGGTTTACGGGTGAGAGTACTCAAAACGAAGAGAGCTTTAATATGCCATACACGGCAAAGGGTATTGCAGATAGTTTTGATTTTGATATGACAGTGACCTTAAATGCGGGTATGATTATTCAGAATATAAACAGTACAAGTCATAAAGTAACTGTAAAGCATCCTGATGCGAAAACAGCCGAAGTCTTTTTATCCGAAGAAAATAAGAATCCGTCGAACAGAGATTTTATCTTGAATTATAACTTACGAGGTAATCAAATACAAACAGGATTATTGATGTATGAAGGGGAAGATGAGAATTTCTTTACCTATCAAATGGAGCCTAATAAGAATGTGCAGTTAGATGATATTCCGTCACGAGAGTATTTGTTTATTGTAGATGTATCAGGTTCAATGAACGGATACCCTTTAGAAGTATCAAGACAATTAATGCGAAACCTACTTTGCAATTTACGAATGAGCGACACCTTCAATGTTCAGTTATTCGCTTCTAGTTCAACTGTTTTCAGTGCGACACCGGTAGAGTCGACCGAACAGAATATTGAAGCTGCCATTCGTTTTCTGTCTGAAGGTCAAGGCGGTGGTGGTACCGAATTATTGAGTGCATTGCATGAAGCCTATAAATTACCAAGAAAAGATTTAGGTAGTGCCCGTTCAATGGTCATTATTACCGATGGTTATGTTAGTGTAGAAAAAAAAGCTTTTGAGCTGATCAGTAGTAATCTAGACAAAGCCAACGTATTCACCTTCGGTATAGGATCTAGCGTCAATAGATATTTAATAGAAGGTATGGCTAAAGTGTCGAACAGCGAGTCGTTTATAGCAACGACATCAGAAGAAGCGGCAGAAGTAGCTAAAGACTTTGCAAAATACATTTCTACACCATTGTTAACACGCGTAAAAATTGAATCGAAAGGCTTTGATATGTATGACCTAGCCCAAAAAAGTATACCAGATGTATTCGCTGCGAGACCGGTAATTATTCACGGTAAGTATAGAGGTAAGGCTGAGGGTAAAATTATTGTAACCGGGTATCAAGGCAAAAAGAGATTTAGAGAAGTGTATAATGTATCTGACGGACACTTAAGCAAGTCGAATAAAGCATTACGTTACTTATGGGCAAGAAAGAAAATAGGGGAGTTAGATGATTATAGTAACCTATTTAATGAAGACGTAAAAGCACAAGTAATTGCCTTAGGCTTGAAATACAACTTGTTGACCAACTACACTTCTTTCGTAGCTGTGGATGAAGCCATAGTAAATGAAGACGGTACATTAACTAAAGTGAAGCAACCGTTGTCAATGCCAAATAATGTAAATAATTCAGCCGTTGGTGCAGAAGCAGAGGTCAAGGAAAGTAGCAAATTCAAACGCACTTTTACCATAGATTTTGAAAACGAAATAGAGAAGAATATAAAAAGACAATTGACGATGGAGTTCAAAGTGATGTATAGCAAACTAGTAACCGAATACTTAGAAAAGTATGAAAGCTTGCGCATAAAATTCAATGCACAAGGCAAGGTTATAGGTGTAGAGAAATTAGAAAATGGTAGCTGGACTGTGGATGAAAGCATGCTATTAGAACTGGAGAAAATCACCTTGAAATCGGTTAAAAAAGAAATGACCATAACTCTGAAAAAATAG
- a CDS encoding SH3 domain-containing protein, with product MKNLKKSALFLCLFAFVNMFAQSVEQVEFEVMDKDIPAEELTYEYLLAHKVFLREKPSVRSEKVTLLDIGTKMVLWEKSMYSKEIDGINSHWYRVTTGNETGWVWGGMIAQKSFGSIADNQVKFVYGYESSAKNEAGVTETKFQLRAFKNGQQLDKMVLDSLAAIPVHIENHGSLGLFNVEDVITIDLVDADSGYQVGKSYLFWNNGRFKKVASLIDYADTNYLKTESFVFPSDMQGVKSTILLKTTITKNIKTLDDALAQNNVEFITTSYEWNGSKLTKKEEVREIKDDAVVSIDF from the coding sequence ATGAAAAATTTAAAGAAAAGTGCCTTATTCCTATGCTTATTTGCATTTGTAAACATGTTCGCCCAAAGTGTAGAACAAGTAGAATTTGAAGTGATGGATAAAGATATTCCTGCCGAAGAATTAACGTATGAGTATTTATTGGCTCACAAAGTATTTCTACGTGAAAAGCCATCTGTTAGAAGTGAAAAAGTAACACTTCTAGATATCGGAACTAAAATGGTATTGTGGGAAAAAAGCATGTACTCTAAAGAAATAGATGGCATCAATAGCCACTGGTACCGAGTAACCACAGGCAACGAAACCGGATGGGTTTGGGGAGGTATGATCGCTCAGAAGTCCTTTGGTAGTATTGCAGACAACCAAGTGAAGTTTGTTTATGGGTATGAAAGTAGTGCCAAAAACGAAGCGGGAGTTACAGAAACAAAATTTCAGTTACGTGCTTTTAAAAACGGACAACAATTAGACAAAATGGTATTAGATAGTCTTGCTGCGATTCCGGTTCATATTGAAAACCATGGTAGTTTAGGTCTGTTTAATGTAGAAGATGTGATTACCATAGATTTAGTAGATGCAGATTCTGGCTACCAAGTTGGTAAGAGCTACTTGTTCTGGAACAATGGAAGGTTCAAAAAAGTGGCAAGTTTAATAGACTATGCGGATACCAATTATTTAAAGACTGAGTCTTTTGTTTTTCCTTCGGATATGCAAGGTGTTAAGAGTACCATTTTGTTGAAAACGACCATTACAAAAAACATCAAAACACTAGATGATGCCTTGGCACAAAACAACGTAGAATTCATTACCACTTCGTATGAATGGAACGGATCTAAGTTGACTAAAAAAGAAGAAGTTCGTGAGATCAAAGATGATGCTGTAGTAAGTATAGACTTTTAA
- a CDS encoding two-component regulator propeller domain-containing protein, protein MYVAAQNSQLRAYTIADGLPQSQVYDVLQDEMGYLWLGTQGGGLANFDGETFEVWNESDGLLSNYIDALYTANDSLFVGTRKGLSIKVKNNFANFNSPQILQFYNTENVLYVGTKKGLYTYSKNSKLSKISINAEIDSSEINSILFDGNNYWLATNNGLWKLNELSESAAEKTKVEVNNFKSVIQHNNKILAATFDDGVFIMDSENTDNQFLMPEPSRINSMSIQNTDELWIATDNDGITIVETNKFSELKRLNKSSGLATPHIRKVINDDNGNLWIATSGGGLFKYFQNNFKHYDQRSGLKGNRIYAVHNAPDGLWFSSSEAGLTKIDSLGIHPLPNEGSFFDVKIKTIDSDSKGNIWAGSDNRGLLFRETKMVDSLVFSSSETFLIQIDTVSVERTTNHIIDESKGFPSDWVRTVIAEDDYIWAATYAYGIVKFNYYSDNDSLVVRKTFSKRNGITDMLIKGMVKGPDGKLWYSTQNGHLGYIENNKVTGIETGLEQQTAIGTILFHDDTIYLGTSGKGIWYANSANPVNFQQLKGSKNLSSNNIYQLIFDEQGYLWAGSERGVDKIELNKANEIVDVYHFGRNDGFLGIETCLNAVDIDTNGNIWFGAIYGLTKHIPSDGKKASTAPTVYFTGVEERYKSIDSIVLKDWTNSKKVLQLTPEQTQLGFSFRTVDVDHPNEVEYRTKLDDTDWSPWVKENKQNFAGLAYGGHTFSAQSRNYRWQESEPIKFSFFIDSPLYKKDWFQWSVLALAILVLLGIGLFYIRKIKAKNKAAQEQLKTQNYLLTLEQKALQLQMNPHFIFNVLNGVKAMAGNKPEKMDATINSFAILLRETLQNSRKEHISLDQEIKALRHYVEVEQLMAQQPFECFFNIDTNPDAEEILIPPMLIQPFVENAIRHGILKGDKAGKLEIGFTTTETHLQCSIIDNGLGIFKSQSEKPKTDHQSMALTVTKERLESIAGANTLHISEIKNEDGNIDGTKITFKIPLLTDY, encoded by the coding sequence ATGTACGTAGCTGCGCAAAACAGTCAGCTACGAGCATATACCATTGCAGATGGTTTACCGCAATCTCAAGTTTATGATGTGCTACAAGATGAAATGGGCTACCTATGGTTAGGAACCCAAGGTGGCGGATTAGCAAATTTTGACGGAGAAACCTTCGAAGTATGGAATGAAAGTGACGGATTACTTTCCAATTATATTGACGCCTTATATACCGCAAACGATTCCCTTTTTGTGGGAACCAGAAAAGGACTTTCCATAAAAGTAAAGAACAACTTTGCAAATTTTAATTCCCCACAAATTCTTCAATTCTACAACACTGAAAATGTGTTGTATGTGGGAACTAAAAAAGGACTCTATACCTATTCTAAGAATAGTAAGCTCAGCAAGATTTCTATAAATGCTGAAATAGATTCCAGCGAAATTAATTCCATTCTTTTTGATGGAAATAACTATTGGCTAGCAACAAATAACGGATTGTGGAAGTTGAATGAATTGAGCGAATCAGCTGCTGAAAAGACTAAGGTTGAGGTGAATAATTTTAAGTCTGTCATTCAACATAATAACAAAATACTAGCAGCGACTTTTGATGATGGCGTTTTTATAATGGATAGTGAGAATACTGATAATCAGTTTCTAATGCCAGAGCCATCGCGTATAAATTCGATGTCCATTCAAAATACAGATGAACTTTGGATAGCTACTGATAATGATGGAATTACAATAGTTGAAACCAATAAATTCTCTGAGTTAAAACGACTAAATAAATCTAGCGGATTAGCGACACCACATATCAGAAAAGTCATAAATGATGATAATGGTAATCTATGGATTGCGACCTCTGGTGGCGGACTCTTCAAATACTTTCAGAACAATTTCAAACATTACGACCAAAGATCCGGCTTAAAAGGAAATCGTATTTATGCGGTACATAATGCCCCAGACGGATTATGGTTTTCGTCTTCAGAAGCAGGTTTAACAAAAATAGATTCTTTGGGTATTCATCCATTACCAAATGAAGGTTCGTTTTTCGATGTAAAAATTAAAACGATCGATAGCGATTCAAAAGGGAATATCTGGGCAGGTTCAGATAATAGGGGACTCCTATTTCGAGAAACTAAAATGGTCGATAGTTTGGTGTTCTCGTCGAGTGAAACCTTTTTAATACAGATAGATACCGTTTCCGTAGAAAGAACCACCAATCACATTATCGATGAAAGCAAAGGCTTTCCGTCAGATTGGGTGCGAACTGTAATTGCCGAAGATGATTATATATGGGCGGCGACGTATGCATATGGTATTGTGAAATTCAATTACTATTCTGACAATGATAGTCTGGTAGTTAGAAAAACCTTTTCAAAGCGAAATGGCATTACCGACATGCTAATAAAAGGCATGGTTAAAGGTCCTGATGGTAAACTCTGGTATTCCACACAAAATGGTCATTTGGGTTATATAGAAAATAATAAGGTGACGGGTATTGAAACCGGTTTGGAGCAGCAAACCGCAATCGGTACTATTTTGTTTCATGACGATACTATCTATTTAGGTACTTCTGGTAAAGGAATTTGGTATGCGAATAGTGCTAATCCGGTCAATTTTCAACAATTAAAAGGAAGCAAGAATTTATCTTCAAATAATATCTATCAGCTCATTTTCGATGAACAAGGTTATTTATGGGCAGGTTCAGAAAGGGGAGTCGATAAAATAGAATTGAACAAAGCAAATGAGATTGTAGACGTGTATCATTTTGGTAGAAATGACGGATTCTTAGGCATCGAAACCTGCTTAAATGCTGTAGATATAGATACGAATGGCAATATTTGGTTTGGTGCTATTTATGGGCTAACCAAACATATACCTAGCGATGGTAAAAAAGCCTCAACAGCACCAACAGTTTATTTTACAGGCGTAGAGGAGCGTTATAAGAGTATAGATTCTATAGTTTTAAAAGACTGGACGAATAGTAAAAAGGTACTACAATTAACTCCCGAGCAAACGCAACTTGGTTTTTCATTCAGAACAGTAGATGTAGACCACCCAAATGAAGTGGAATACAGAACAAAATTAGATGACACTGATTGGAGTCCGTGGGTGAAAGAAAACAAGCAGAATTTCGCCGGACTCGCATATGGTGGACATACCTTTTCGGCGCAGTCTAGAAATTACAGATGGCAAGAAAGTGAGCCTATCAAATTCAGCTTTTTTATCGATAGTCCGTTATACAAAAAAGATTGGTTTCAATGGTCGGTTTTAGCATTGGCGATATTGGTGTTATTGGGTATTGGTTTGTTTTATATCCGTAAGATAAAAGCAAAAAACAAAGCAGCTCAAGAGCAATTAAAAACTCAAAATTACCTGCTTACTTTAGAGCAGAAAGCACTGCAGTTACAGATGAATCCGCATTTTATATTCAATGTATTGAATGGGGTAAAAGCAATGGCTGGCAACAAGCCAGAAAAGATGGACGCCACCATCAACAGCTTTGCCATATTATTGAGAGAAACACTACAGAATTCTAGAAAAGAACATATTAGTTTAGACCAAGAAATAAAGGCATTGCGACATTATGTAGAAGTAGAACAATTGATGGCTCAGCAACCTTTTGAATGTTTTTTTAATATAGATACGAATCCTGATGCAGAAGAGATATTGATTCCGCCAATGTTGATTCAACCTTTTGTAGAAAATGCGATTAGACACGGAATATTAAAAGGAGATAAAGCAGGGAAACTTGAAATAGGATTCACAACCACAGAAACACATTTACAGTGTAGTATAATTGATAACGGATTAGGTATTTTTAAATCGCAAAGCGAAAAGCCAAAAACGGACCATCAATCAATGGCATTGACCGTTACCAAAGAACGATTAGAATCTATTGCAGGAGCAAATACCTTGCATATCAGTGAAATTAAAAATGAAGACGGTAACATTGATGGTACCAAAATTACCTTTAAAATTCCCTTACTAACAGATTATTAA